One genomic region from Bacillus sp. SLBN-46 encodes:
- a CDS encoding NlpC/P60 family protein: MKKFIISGLISCSLLLSGFVGGIIKTEASSVGEKVSDLGVQYIGVPYRWGGTTPSGFDCSGYLGYVYKQVGITLPRTAADIYNVGQVISKSSLHEGDLVFFTTYKAGASHAGIYIGGNKFVHSASNGVKVDSLSNSYWNRAYYGAKRILASDKNGWVKKGSQWFYYKNGSVATGWQKTGGAWYYLAILRGAQ; encoded by the coding sequence ATGAAGAAATTTATTATAAGTGGATTAATTTCTTGTTCATTACTGCTTAGCGGTTTCGTAGGTGGGATAATTAAAACAGAGGCTTCATCAGTAGGAGAAAAAGTTTCAGATTTAGGCGTTCAGTACATAGGTGTTCCATACCGATGGGGCGGCACTACACCTAGTGGATTTGATTGTTCTGGATATTTAGGATATGTATACAAGCAAGTAGGAATTACGCTTCCTCGAACGGCTGCTGATATATACAATGTTGGACAAGTGATTTCAAAAAGTAGCCTTCATGAAGGGGATTTGGTATTTTTTACAACCTATAAGGCGGGGGCTTCACACGCTGGAATATATATTGGCGGAAATAAATTCGTCCACTCTGCCAGTAATGGGGTAAAAGTAGATTCCCTATCCAATTCGTATTGGAACAGAGCATATTATGGTGCAAAAAGAATTCTTGCTTCTGATAAAAACGGTTGGGTTAAAAAAGGAAGTCAATGGTTTTATTATAAGAATGGTTCAGTAGCAACTGGATGGCAGAAAACTGGGGGAGCTTGGTATTACCTCGCAATTTTAAGAGGCGCTCAATAA
- a CDS encoding amino acid ABC transporter ATP-binding protein, translating to MAIIEITSLKKSYGNLDVLKQISFNVEKNDVVAVIGPSGSGKSTMLRSLVNLEKIDGGSIVVAGSHLVKDGKYANPQEMKQINAKMGMVFQHFNLFPHLTVTENLELAPRMLKKESTAAIQERSRELLKKIGLSDRATAYPAKLSGGQKQRVAIARALMMDPEILLFDEPTSALDPELTGEVLQVMKDLAQEHMTMIVVTHEMGFAKEVANRVIFMDNGEIVESGSPDELFTNPQNERTKAFLNRSLK from the coding sequence ATGGCTATTATAGAAATTACTAGTCTCAAAAAATCGTATGGCAATTTGGATGTATTAAAACAGATTAGCTTTAACGTGGAGAAAAATGATGTAGTTGCTGTGATTGGTCCTTCTGGTTCTGGAAAAAGCACGATGCTCCGCAGTTTGGTCAATCTCGAAAAAATAGACGGCGGAAGCATTGTTGTTGCGGGCAGTCATTTAGTGAAGGACGGTAAGTACGCAAACCCACAAGAAATGAAACAAATTAATGCTAAAATGGGAATGGTCTTTCAGCATTTTAACCTCTTTCCGCATCTGACAGTTACGGAAAATTTGGAACTTGCTCCAAGGATGTTAAAGAAGGAATCCACTGCGGCAATTCAAGAACGAAGTCGTGAATTACTAAAGAAAATCGGACTATCAGACCGTGCAACGGCTTATCCTGCAAAGCTTTCCGGCGGACAAAAACAAAGAGTAGCGATTGCCAGGGCTTTAATGATGGATCCTGAAATCCTTCTATTTGATGAGCCCACCTCTGCTTTGGATCCAGAGTTGACCGGAGAAGTGCTACAAGTCATGAAGGACCTTGCTCAAGAGCATATGACCATGATTGTTGTGACACATGAAATGGGATTCGCTAAAGAAGTGGCCAACCGAGTGATTTTCATGGATAATGGGGAAATTGTTGAATCTGGTTCTCCTGATGAATTATTTACAAACCCACAAAATGAACGGACAAAGGCATTTTTAAATCGCAGTTTAAAATAG
- a CDS encoding amino acid ABC transporter permease, with protein sequence MSFDYIISILGPMLEGAQMTVLLFFIAIVVSIPLGFLLTLGVGSRFKPLSLIAEAYIYVMRGTPLLLQLLFICFGLPMIPVVGEYLVLDRFVAACLGFILNYAAYFAEIFRGGLLAIDKGQYEASQVLGLNKWQTLTKVILPQMFRIALPAVANESVTLVKDTALLYAVAVPELLHFAQTAVNRDFTIVPFFVAGIIYLIMTLILTMFFKWLERRFKFE encoded by the coding sequence ATGTCATTCGATTATATAATTTCTATCCTAGGACCGATGTTGGAAGGGGCACAGATGACCGTCCTCTTGTTTTTCATCGCCATCGTAGTGTCCATTCCACTGGGGTTTCTATTAACACTGGGTGTTGGCAGCCGTTTTAAGCCTCTATCCCTAATCGCAGAGGCCTATATTTATGTCATGCGCGGTACACCGCTATTGCTCCAACTCCTATTTATCTGCTTTGGTTTACCTATGATTCCCGTTGTGGGTGAATACTTAGTGTTAGACCGCTTCGTTGCAGCTTGCCTAGGATTTATCTTGAACTACGCGGCCTATTTTGCTGAAATTTTCCGTGGGGGTCTGCTTGCTATTGATAAAGGTCAATATGAGGCATCTCAAGTTCTAGGATTAAATAAATGGCAGACATTGACAAAAGTCATTTTGCCCCAAATGTTCCGTATCGCCCTTCCCGCGGTGGCGAATGAATCTGTCACACTGGTAAAAGATACTGCGTTACTCTATGCCGTTGCTGTTCCTGAATTACTGCACTTTGCTCAAACAGCTGTAAACCGTGATTTTACCATTGTGCCATTCTTTGTGGCAGGTATCATTTATCTGATTATGACACTGATTTTAACGATGTTCTTTAAATGGCTGGAAAGACGGTTCAAATTTGAATAG